In a genomic window of Paraburkholderia phenazinium:
- a CDS encoding maltotransferase domain-containing protein has translation MEPSQRYAPRIYFLHSLLVGPLDAWPAQFAHAAALGFDHVLIGALFQPGRAGHAQIVSDHRHLHPVFEAQQGGPEALRSLAGAARQHGLSLLADLVIDRVAADGVLFAEHPDWFHPFESEEARLDPRHAHREDNVAYVNFGNEGNTAALLDWWTRELLTLAEAGVSGFRFDSPHRVPAAFWRQLGAAVRAQYPEVRFLAATPGLARGDLLPLEEAGFDSVFSSVRWWDFRASWLTDEHAALSRIGAPIAFPEAPYGSRLAADLDDVHDASMLERAYRRALFTAAATGTGWLIPMGFEYGIAQSMSYTRGHAAQFAELCKAPRFDLSEPIRHANAVLRDSPALQSVGELRALSGPSTPAAVLLRGDNLDLRDSQQATLIVINPDLGMPVPVDPARFLAGVPGNFTRFVSLDAAGHATPAALPTFTLAPGACRLFAAQADKPVRLAPPIDKAGSKRSGRKSVLEAIAAPRVAIESVTPSVDYGRFVVKRTVGERAEVMAAIFAEGHDKIAAAVVWRAADETAWHEVPMLPAPPAGLDLWHTRIPLERVGRHEFTVIAWRDDFASLVEHVQKKLKAGQTVELEVDEASHLFALVLAEVETVEGAVTEPLEHIVKVFAKADLDTRIALLLAPTTAKAMAAARHRPFLTRDPVIYRIDAERTAARFASWYEIFPRSMSDDEARHGTFADVTKKLPRIRDMGFDVLYFPPIHPIGVANRKGRNNTLNAQPGDVGSPYAIGGEEGGHTAVHPQLGTLDDFKQMLAAAHEHGLEIALDFAIQCSPDHPWLKEHPTWFAWRPDGTLRYAENPPKKYQDIVNPDFYAHDAKPDLWLALRDVILFWIEAGVHIFRVDNPHTKPLPFWEWMIGDVRARHPDTIFFAEAFTRPRMMYRLGKIGFSQSYTYFTWRESKRDFTEYLTELTQTDVREYYRPNFFVNTPDINPRHLQSQGRSGFLIRAALAATLSGLWGVYSGFELCEAAALPNSEEYLDSEKYQLRAWDWNRPGNIVGEISALNRIRRANPALQSHLGVTFLTAHNDHILFFEKATEARDNVVVVAINLDPFNEQGADVELSWATFAHWHLHDQAALEVVDQMTGARFEWYGRWQHVRLNPGAMPFAIWRIAPVGGLPAEPPSADDDSGSHADAGYQPPTEGA, from the coding sequence ATGGAACCTTCACAAAGGTATGCGCCGCGGATCTATTTTCTCCACTCTCTCCTGGTCGGGCCGCTTGATGCATGGCCGGCGCAGTTCGCGCACGCGGCCGCGCTGGGCTTCGATCACGTCCTGATCGGCGCGCTGTTCCAGCCCGGACGGGCTGGGCATGCGCAGATCGTCAGCGATCACCGTCATCTGCACCCCGTGTTCGAGGCGCAGCAAGGCGGGCCCGAAGCGCTGCGCAGCCTCGCTGGCGCCGCGCGTCAACACGGCCTGAGCCTGCTCGCCGACCTCGTAATCGATCGGGTCGCCGCGGATGGCGTGCTGTTCGCCGAACATCCGGACTGGTTCCACCCGTTCGAATCGGAGGAGGCGCGGCTCGATCCGCGCCATGCGCATCGTGAAGACAACGTTGCCTATGTGAACTTCGGCAACGAAGGCAACACGGCTGCGCTGCTCGACTGGTGGACCCGCGAACTGCTCACGCTGGCGGAAGCCGGCGTCAGCGGCTTTCGTTTCGACTCGCCGCACCGCGTGCCGGCCGCCTTCTGGCGCCAGCTTGGTGCAGCCGTACGGGCGCAGTACCCCGAGGTGCGCTTTCTCGCGGCGACGCCCGGTCTGGCGCGCGGCGATCTGCTGCCTCTGGAGGAAGCGGGTTTCGACAGCGTGTTTTCTTCCGTGCGCTGGTGGGACTTCCGCGCCAGTTGGCTCACGGACGAGCATGCCGCGCTGAGTCGCATCGGCGCGCCGATCGCCTTCCCGGAAGCGCCCTACGGCAGCCGCCTCGCCGCCGACCTCGACGACGTGCACGACGCCTCGATGCTCGAACGCGCCTACCGCCGCGCGCTCTTCACTGCTGCGGCGACCGGCACCGGCTGGCTGATCCCGATGGGCTTCGAATACGGTATCGCGCAATCGATGTCCTACACCCGTGGGCACGCCGCGCAGTTCGCCGAGCTGTGCAAAGCGCCGCGTTTCGACCTCTCCGAGCCGATCAGGCATGCCAACGCCGTCTTACGCGATTCCCCAGCGCTGCAAAGCGTCGGCGAACTGCGCGCGCTCAGCGGGCCGAGTACCCCTGCCGCCGTACTATTGCGAGGCGATAACCTCGATCTGCGCGACAGCCAGCAAGCGACGCTGATCGTCATCAACCCGGACCTCGGCATGCCGGTGCCGGTCGATCCCGCGCGCTTTCTCGCCGGCGTGCCGGGCAATTTCACCCGCTTTGTGTCGCTCGACGCCGCGGGGCATGCGACTCCTGCCGCCCTACCGACCTTCACGCTGGCGCCGGGTGCCTGCCGCCTGTTCGCCGCGCAGGCCGACAAGCCGGTGCGGCTCGCGCCGCCCATCGACAAGGCGGGCAGCAAGCGCAGCGGCCGTAAATCCGTGCTGGAGGCGATTGCCGCGCCGCGCGTGGCGATCGAAAGCGTGACGCCGTCGGTCGACTATGGACGCTTCGTCGTCAAGCGCACGGTCGGCGAGCGGGCCGAGGTGATGGCCGCGATCTTCGCGGAAGGGCACGACAAGATCGCGGCCGCCGTGGTATGGCGCGCCGCCGATGAAACCGCCTGGCACGAAGTCCCGATGCTCCCCGCGCCGCCCGCCGGCCTCGACCTCTGGCACACGCGCATCCCGCTCGAACGGGTGGGCCGGCACGAATTCACCGTGATCGCGTGGCGCGACGACTTCGCCTCGCTGGTCGAGCACGTGCAGAAGAAACTGAAGGCCGGGCAAACCGTCGAGCTCGAAGTGGATGAAGCCAGCCACCTGTTTGCGCTGGTGCTGGCCGAGGTGGAAACGGTGGAAGGCGCGGTGACCGAGCCGCTTGAGCATATCGTCAAGGTCTTCGCCAAAGCGGACCTGGACACACGCATCGCGCTGCTGCTCGCACCCACCACCGCCAAGGCGATGGCGGCGGCGCGCCACCGGCCGTTCCTGACGCGCGACCCGGTCATCTACCGGATCGACGCCGAGCGGACCGCCGCGCGCTTCGCGAGCTGGTACGAGATCTTCCCGCGTTCGATGAGCGACGACGAAGCGCGCCACGGCACCTTCGCGGATGTCACGAAGAAACTGCCGCGCATCCGCGACATGGGTTTCGACGTGCTGTACTTCCCGCCGATCCACCCCATCGGCGTCGCCAACCGCAAGGGCCGCAACAACACCTTGAATGCACAGCCGGGCGACGTGGGCAGCCCGTATGCGATCGGCGGCGAGGAAGGCGGCCACACGGCCGTTCATCCGCAACTCGGCACACTCGACGACTTCAAGCAGATGCTCGCCGCCGCGCACGAGCATGGCCTTGAGATCGCGCTCGACTTCGCGATCCAGTGCTCGCCGGATCACCCCTGGCTGAAAGAGCATCCCACCTGGTTCGCCTGGCGTCCGGACGGCACGCTGCGCTATGCGGAAAATCCGCCGAAGAAGTACCAGGACATCGTCAACCCGGATTTCTATGCGCACGACGCCAAGCCCGATTTGTGGCTCGCGTTGCGCGACGTGATCCTGTTCTGGATCGAAGCGGGCGTGCATATTTTCCGCGTCGACAATCCGCATACGAAACCGCTGCCGTTCTGGGAATGGATGATCGGCGACGTGCGCGCCCGCCATCCCGACACGATCTTCTTCGCGGAAGCCTTCACGCGGCCACGCATGATGTACCGGCTCGGCAAGATCGGTTTTTCGCAGTCGTACACGTATTTCACGTGGCGCGAGTCGAAGCGCGATTTCACCGAGTATCTGACCGAGCTCACGCAGACCGATGTCCGCGAGTACTACCGGCCGAATTTCTTCGTCAACACGCCGGATATCAACCCGCGGCATCTGCAGTCCCAGGGACGCTCCGGCTTCCTGATTCGCGCCGCCCTTGCAGCGACGCTCTCGGGACTGTGGGGCGTGTATAGCGGTTTCGAGCTGTGCGAGGCCGCCGCGCTGCCGAACAGCGAGGAATATCTCGACTCCGAAAAGTATCAACTGCGTGCGTGGGACTGGAACCGGCCCGGCAATATCGTCGGCGAGATCAGCGCCTTGAACCGGATCCGGCGTGCGAACCCCGCACTGCAATCGCATCTGGGCGTCACGTTTCTGACGGCGCACAATGACCACATCCTGTTCTTCGAGAAAGCCACCGAAGCGCGCGACAACGTGGTCGTCGTCGCCATCAATCTCGATCCGTTCAACGAACAGGGCGCCGACGTGGAGCTTTCCTGGGCCACCTTTGCCCACTGGCATCTGCACGATCAGGCAGCGCTCGAAGTGGTCGACCAGATGACCGGCGCGCGCTTCGAATGGTATGGCCGCTGGCAGCACGTGCGGCTCAATCCCGGTGCGATGCCGTTCGCCATCTGGCGCATC
- a CDS encoding DUF1345 domain-containing protein, with protein MPTNIYPQVLRNRPRMVAALVIGIVVALAVPSHMRPMVRVLAAWDLAIWTYLVLIWIHMATAHEDQVLEFAQRDDENAGVVLFVICLATLASIAAIVLELASAKNLGAASTLAHYLLTGLTMFGAWFLIPTIFTLHYARLYYANPDETALLFPDSKLKPNYWDFLYFSFTIAVASQTSDVVLRSRSIRRAALAQSILSFYFNVAVLGLCVNIAAGLLGS; from the coding sequence ATGCCAACGAATATTTATCCGCAGGTTCTACGCAACCGACCGCGCATGGTCGCCGCACTTGTCATCGGCATCGTCGTCGCCCTGGCGGTGCCCTCGCACATGCGGCCAATGGTGCGCGTGCTCGCCGCGTGGGACCTCGCGATATGGACGTACCTCGTGCTCATCTGGATTCACATGGCCACCGCCCATGAGGACCAGGTCCTCGAGTTCGCGCAACGCGACGACGAAAACGCCGGCGTCGTGCTGTTCGTGATCTGCCTCGCCACTCTGGCGAGCATTGCGGCCATCGTCCTCGAACTGGCGTCGGCGAAAAACCTTGGCGCCGCGTCGACGCTCGCGCACTATCTGCTCACCGGCCTGACAATGTTCGGTGCCTGGTTCCTGATTCCGACCATCTTCACGCTGCATTACGCACGGCTCTACTACGCCAACCCGGACGAGACCGCGTTGCTGTTCCCCGATAGCAAGCTGAAGCCGAACTATTGGGACTTCCTGTACTTCTCGTTCACGATTGCGGTGGCCTCGCAGACGTCGGACGTCGTGCTCCGCTCGCGCTCGATCCGCCGTGCCGCGCTGGCGCAATCCATCCTCTCGTTCTACTTCAACGTGGCCGTGCTGGGCCTGTGTGTCAATATCGCAGCCGGCCTGCTCGGTTCGTAA
- a CDS encoding sugar dehydrogenase complex small subunit: protein MTDVQEKDENAAHREVTHAHSAGRRTWLLGACAAAAALAFTSAGRFATPFGLTPAFADAPAGGGLDAFLALSQHLTARTGFDPVLSKRVYDALARSDSQFTQNVAALNTWLQSHGGVPSDTVTQALQADQPALAKTVSAVMRGWYLGLVGEMPHVQVVAYESALMFDPVKDVLTIPSYCRDVPFYWTQKPAGA from the coding sequence ATGACAGATGTTCAAGAGAAAGATGAGAACGCTGCGCACCGTGAGGTGACGCATGCCCATTCCGCCGGCCGCCGCACCTGGCTGCTCGGCGCATGCGCGGCCGCTGCCGCGCTGGCGTTCACCAGCGCCGGGCGTTTCGCGACGCCGTTCGGACTCACCCCAGCTTTTGCCGACGCGCCCGCAGGCGGCGGCCTCGACGCTTTCCTCGCCCTTTCGCAGCATCTCACCGCTCGCACCGGCTTCGACCCGGTGCTCAGCAAGCGCGTCTACGATGCTTTGGCCCGTTCCGACAGCCAGTTCACGCAGAACGTCGCCGCTCTCAACACCTGGCTGCAAAGCCACGGCGGTGTGCCCTCGGATACGGTGACGCAAGCCTTGCAGGCCGATCAGCCGGCGCTTGCAAAGACGGTTAGCGCCGTCATGCGCGGCTGGTATCTCGGCCTCGTCGGCGAGATGCCGCATGTCCAGGTGGTGGCCTACGAAAGCGCGCTGATGTTCGATCCCGTCAAGGACGTGCTGACGATTCCGTCGTATTGCCGCGACGTGCCGTTCTACTGGACGCAAAAGCCCGCCGGCGCTTGA
- a CDS encoding GMC family oxidoreductase has protein sequence MANSNSADIVVVGSGVAGGLVAHQMALAGASVILLEAGPRIPRWQIVENFRNSPAKSDFATPYPSTPYAPHPEYAPANNYLIQKGDYPYNSQYVRLVGGTTWHWAAAAWRLLPSDFQLKKLYGVGRDWPYPYETLEPWYFAAEVQLGVSGPDSTIDLGSPRSKPYPMSQLPLSYMDQRFSDVLNAQGFKVVPEPVARNSRPYDARPTCCGNNNCMPICPIAAMYNGVVHAEKAEQAGAKLIPEAVVYRVEADNKGLITAVHYKDPNGNSTRVTGKLFVLAANGIETPKLMLMSTSDKFPHGIGNSSDQVGRNLMDHPGTGVTFLANEPLWPGRGPMEMTSVVNFRDGAFRSDYAAKKLHLSNGVPTMSVTADLIKQGVTGAELDRQIRDRAARTLNINSFHEHLAEPQNRIVPSADHKDSIGIPQPEIYYSINDYVKKSAANTHELYAQIASLFGGAEVSFDDTFAPNNHIMGTTIMGSDPADSVVDADCRTHDHSNLFIASSAVMPTAASVNCTLTIAALSLKLADKLKHEI, from the coding sequence ATGGCAAATTCCAATTCCGCCGATATCGTCGTAGTCGGCTCGGGCGTGGCGGGCGGTCTGGTCGCGCATCAGATGGCGCTTGCCGGCGCATCGGTGATCCTGCTCGAAGCCGGGCCGCGTATTCCGCGCTGGCAGATCGTCGAGAACTTTCGCAATTCACCGGCCAAGTCCGATTTTGCGACGCCTTATCCTTCGACGCCCTACGCGCCTCATCCAGAATATGCGCCCGCCAACAACTACCTGATCCAGAAAGGCGACTATCCCTACAATTCGCAGTACGTGCGACTGGTGGGCGGCACCACCTGGCACTGGGCTGCGGCTGCATGGCGGCTCTTGCCGTCCGATTTCCAGTTGAAGAAACTCTACGGCGTGGGCCGCGACTGGCCCTATCCGTATGAAACACTCGAGCCGTGGTACTTCGCCGCTGAAGTGCAGCTTGGCGTGTCCGGTCCCGACAGCACGATCGATCTCGGCTCGCCGCGTTCGAAGCCTTATCCGATGAGCCAGTTGCCGTTGTCGTACATGGACCAGCGCTTTAGCGACGTGCTCAACGCGCAAGGCTTCAAGGTGGTGCCCGAGCCGGTGGCGCGCAACAGCCGGCCTTACGATGCCCGCCCAACCTGTTGCGGCAACAACAATTGCATGCCGATCTGTCCGATCGCTGCCATGTATAACGGCGTGGTCCACGCGGAGAAAGCGGAACAGGCGGGCGCGAAGCTGATTCCCGAAGCGGTGGTGTACCGCGTCGAAGCCGACAACAAAGGGCTCATCACCGCGGTTCACTACAAGGATCCGAACGGCAACAGCACACGCGTGACCGGCAAGCTGTTCGTGCTCGCGGCGAACGGCATCGAAACGCCCAAGCTGATGCTGATGTCGACCTCCGACAAATTCCCGCATGGTATCGGCAACAGTTCGGACCAGGTGGGCCGCAATCTGATGGACCATCCGGGCACAGGGGTGACCTTCCTCGCCAACGAGCCGTTGTGGCCAGGGCGTGGGCCGATGGAAATGACCTCGGTGGTGAACTTCCGCGACGGCGCGTTCCGCTCCGACTACGCGGCGAAGAAGCTGCATCTCTCCAACGGCGTGCCGACAATGTCCGTCACTGCCGATCTGATCAAACAGGGTGTCACGGGCGCCGAACTCGACCGTCAGATTCGCGACCGTGCCGCGCGCACGCTGAACATCAACAGCTTCCACGAACATCTGGCCGAACCGCAGAATCGCATCGTGCCGTCGGCGGATCACAAGGATTCGATCGGCATTCCGCAGCCGGAGATCTACTACTCGATCAACGACTACGTGAAGAAGAGCGCGGCGAACACGCACGAACTGTATGCGCAGATTGCGAGCCTGTTCGGCGGCGCCGAAGTGTCGTTCGACGATACCTTCGCGCCCAACAATCACATCATGGGCACGACGATCATGGGCAGCGATCCGGCGGATTCAGTCGTCGATGCGGATTGCCGTACGCACGATCATTCGAATCTGTTCATCGCGAGCAGCGCCGTGATGCCCACCGCCGCGTCGGTGAACTGCACGCTGACGATTGCCGCCTTGTCGCTGAAGCTGGCCGACAAGCTGAAGCATGAAATCTGA
- a CDS encoding cytochrome c: MTNKTSRVQPAGSLAQVARRRRVRMATLAAAFSLFALYLAWHEAYDPPTRHDDESPITQALADDPAQSTQPAATAAADPGLVKRGEYLARAGDCVACHTADKSRPFAGGLPINTPFGTIYTPNITPDPDTGIGQWTDSDFMRAMQQGIGKGGERLYPAFPYVEYTKVTGQDVLAIRAYLNTLAPIHYAPPRNQMSFPFNQRWLMVFWNMFNFTEGRFVPDPKQSAEWNRGAYLVEGLAHCEECHTPRNILQGLKTSDRFSGATQAGWHAFNITPDKNSGVGNWSDAELAGYLSTGAVPGRANAAGPMAQVVEDSTQYLTSEDVTSIIMYLRSVAPVIGGETHPRDQWGMPAHDVTALRGTEVTTVNGAQLFVANCASCHNWTGQGVGASAAGAYPALIHNTTAGASDPNNLAMVILHGVSRTTKQADVLMPAFGAELTDDQVAAITNYVTKQFGNPQAIVTVDTVAKLRAQQQ, from the coding sequence ATGACGAACAAGACGTCTCGCGTGCAGCCGGCCGGATCGCTTGCACAGGTCGCGCGCCGCCGCCGCGTCCGGATGGCGACGCTCGCGGCTGCGTTCTCGCTGTTTGCGTTGTACCTCGCCTGGCATGAGGCCTACGATCCGCCGACGCGCCATGACGACGAATCGCCGATCACGCAGGCGCTGGCCGACGACCCGGCGCAATCCACACAGCCGGCGGCGACGGCCGCGGCCGATCCGGGTCTGGTGAAGCGCGGCGAATACCTCGCACGCGCCGGCGATTGCGTGGCCTGTCACACGGCCGACAAGAGCCGCCCGTTCGCCGGCGGCCTGCCGATCAACACGCCGTTCGGCACGATCTACACACCGAACATCACGCCGGATCCGGATACCGGCATCGGCCAGTGGACCGACAGCGATTTCATGCGGGCGATGCAGCAAGGCATCGGCAAGGGCGGCGAGCGGCTCTATCCGGCGTTCCCGTATGTCGAGTACACCAAGGTCACCGGCCAGGATGTGCTGGCGATCCGCGCGTATCTGAACACGCTCGCGCCGATCCATTACGCGCCGCCGCGCAACCAGATGAGCTTCCCGTTCAACCAGCGCTGGCTGATGGTGTTCTGGAACATGTTCAATTTCACCGAGGGCCGCTTCGTACCCGATCCCAAGCAGAGCGCGGAATGGAATCGCGGCGCGTATCTGGTGGAAGGGTTGGCGCACTGCGAGGAATGCCATACGCCGCGCAACATCCTGCAAGGATTGAAAACCAGCGACCGCTTCTCCGGCGCCACCCAGGCCGGCTGGCACGCCTTCAATATCACGCCCGACAAGAACAGCGGCGTGGGCAACTGGAGCGATGCGGAACTGGCCGGCTATCTCTCGACCGGCGCGGTGCCGGGCCGTGCAAATGCAGCGGGGCCGATGGCTCAGGTCGTGGAGGACAGCACGCAGTATCTGACCTCTGAGGATGTGACCTCGATCATCATGTACTTGCGTTCGGTTGCGCCTGTGATTGGCGGCGAGACGCATCCACGCGACCAGTGGGGCATGCCCGCTCACGACGTGACCGCGCTGCGCGGCACCGAGGTTACGACCGTGAACGGTGCGCAACTGTTCGTCGCCAATTGCGCGTCGTGCCACAACTGGACCGGGCAAGGTGTGGGCGCGAGCGCGGCCGGCGCGTATCCGGCGCTGATCCACAACACGACGGCCGGCGCGAGCGATCCGAACAACCTGGCGATGGTGATTCTGCACGGCGTCAGCCGCACCACGAAACAGGCCGACGTGCTGATGCCCGCATTTGGCGCAGAACTGACCGACGATCAGGTGGCCGCGATCACCAACTACGTGACCAAACAGTTCGGCAACCCGCAAGCCATTGTGACCGTCGATACCGTGGCCAAGTTGCGGGCTCAGCAACAATGA
- a CDS encoding metallophosphoesterase produces MASTLVTAVEHHPVNRTGRDFVVGDLHGCVDALRYLLREAAFDPSRDRLFSVGDLIDRGTQSEEALALLDKPWFYAVLGNHEDTLCAVAEGRLRRQWWYGIGGTWAAQLSDEKLRHYAQRLSGLPLARVIGSGNERFNVLHAEFFGTDADLDTGEFSADERQQLLWGRQLAMGNGDPTRQLSLSLTYCGHTPMRSIQQIGAQVFIDTGAFGPGGKLTMVEARKPQRWSVTVDMARAEGAAALALP; encoded by the coding sequence ATGGCATCCACACTCGTCACCGCTGTCGAACATCATCCCGTCAACCGCACCGGTCGCGACTTTGTCGTGGGCGATCTGCATGGTTGCGTGGATGCGTTGCGCTATTTGCTGCGCGAGGCGGCCTTCGATCCGTCGCGCGACCGGCTGTTTTCGGTTGGCGATCTGATCGATCGCGGCACGCAGTCCGAAGAGGCGCTGGCCCTGCTCGACAAGCCCTGGTTCTATGCGGTCCTCGGCAATCACGAAGACACGCTATGCGCCGTGGCGGAAGGGCGCTTGCGCCGGCAGTGGTGGTACGGCATTGGCGGCACGTGGGCGGCCCAATTGTCCGATGAGAAGCTGCGCCATTATGCGCAGCGGCTGAGCGGCTTGCCGCTTGCGCGGGTGATCGGCAGCGGCAATGAGCGCTTCAATGTGCTGCATGCCGAATTCTTCGGAACCGATGCCGATCTCGATACCGGCGAGTTTTCCGCCGACGAGCGGCAGCAACTGCTATGGGGACGTCAGCTCGCCATGGGCAACGGCGATCCCACGCGGCAGCTCAGTCTGTCGCTGACTTACTGCGGGCATACGCCGATGCGCAGCATCCAGCAGATCGGCGCGCAGGTGTTCATCGATACGGGCGCGTTCGGGCCGGGCGGCAAGCTGACCATGGTCGAGGCCCGCAAGCCGCAGCGCTGGTCCGTGACGGTGGACATGGCGCGCGCGGAAGGCGCCGCGGCGCTGGCGTTGCCTTGA
- a CDS encoding RES family NAD+ phosphorylase, translated as MTELHWQDRWRVAPLDWSPAYRVIPTRFPAVNLFDRVATPEDFDALYALEAMTNDRLRTEVGELELVPREERRFGPGYGPIMAALTHLNPLGSRFSDGSYGVFYCARSRATAIAETRYHTGQFLAATAEAPTRQQMRLYTVIASGEVVDLRDDASLDPAVLSPHDYLPGQAIGRAVRAAGAPGIAYPSVRDPGGECLAAFRTALLRDCHHAAYLEYNWNGSAVDMVFELNQVG; from the coding sequence CTCGACTGGTCGCCCGCGTATCGCGTGATTCCCACGCGTTTTCCGGCGGTGAATCTGTTCGACCGCGTCGCCACTCCCGAAGACTTCGATGCGCTTTACGCGCTCGAAGCGATGACCAACGACCGTCTGCGCACCGAAGTGGGTGAGCTCGAACTGGTGCCACGCGAAGAGCGGCGATTCGGTCCGGGCTACGGACCGATCATGGCCGCGTTGACTCATCTGAATCCGCTCGGCAGCCGCTTCTCGGATGGCAGCTACGGTGTGTTCTACTGCGCCCGTTCGCGCGCCACCGCGATTGCGGAAACGCGCTATCACACGGGTCAATTCCTCGCGGCCACCGCCGAAGCGCCAACGCGTCAACAGATGCGGCTGTACACGGTGATCGCGAGTGGCGAGGTGGTGGATTTGCGCGACGACGCGTCGCTCGATCCCGCGGTCCTCTCGCCGCACGATTATCTTCCGGGGCAAGCGATTGGGCGCGCGGTGCGCGCAGCGGGAGCGCCGGGGATCGCGTATCCGTCCGTGCGAGATCCCGGCGGCGAATGCCTTGCGGCGTTCAGAACCGCGCTGCTGAGGGACTGCCATCACGCGGCGTATCTGGAATACAACTGGAACGGCAGCGCCGTCGATATGGTGTTCGAGCTGAATCAGGTGGGGTAG